A genomic region of Rhodanobacter sp. contains the following coding sequences:
- the sbcB gene encoding exodeoxyribonuclease I — protein sequence MQTFFWHDYETFGADPRRDRPVQFAGIRTTTELEIVGEPVMFFCRPPRDSLPQPEACLITGITPQQAEREGVTEAEFATRVHEQLAAPGTCGVGYNSLRFDDEVTRQLLYRNFFEPYGREWENGNSRWDLIDLARLCEALRPEGIAWPTREDGTPSFKLEQLAAANHLQQERAHDALSDVHALIDLARLIRVRQPRLWDWFYALRRKQRVFELLDVAAMTPLVHVSSRYPSSRHCLALIAPLALHPSRPGEVIVYDLATDPAELLALDEDAIADRVFTARADLPEDVERIPLRTVRANRAPALAPLSVLKGADLARLQLDPERCLAHRDALAAADGLAAKVARVFARAAELPPAEDPELALYAGFLPDADKRLLREVRATPPEQLGTRAFAFRDPRYAELLFRYRARNWPETLDAGERERWEAFRRQRLTRPTPLTTLTLDDYFATLAALRTDPARQDKLPLLDQLQAWGETLAAELA from the coding sequence TTCGCCGGCATCCGCACCACCACGGAACTGGAGATCGTCGGCGAGCCCGTGATGTTCTTCTGCCGGCCGCCGCGCGACAGCCTGCCCCAGCCCGAGGCCTGCCTGATCACCGGCATCACGCCGCAGCAGGCCGAGCGCGAGGGCGTGACCGAAGCCGAGTTCGCCACCCGCGTGCACGAGCAGCTTGCTGCGCCCGGCACCTGCGGTGTGGGCTACAACTCGCTGCGCTTCGACGACGAGGTGACGCGGCAATTGCTCTACCGGAACTTCTTCGAGCCCTACGGCCGCGAGTGGGAGAACGGCAATTCGCGCTGGGACCTGATCGACCTCGCGCGCCTGTGCGAAGCGCTGCGCCCCGAGGGCATCGCGTGGCCGACGCGCGAGGACGGCACGCCCAGCTTCAAGCTGGAACAGCTCGCCGCTGCCAACCATCTGCAGCAGGAACGCGCGCACGACGCGCTCTCCGACGTGCACGCGCTGATCGACCTCGCACGCCTGATCCGCGTGCGCCAGCCCAGGCTGTGGGACTGGTTCTACGCGCTGCGCCGCAAGCAGCGCGTGTTCGAGCTGCTCGACGTGGCGGCCATGACGCCGCTGGTGCACGTGTCGTCGCGCTATCCGTCCAGCCGCCATTGCCTTGCGCTGATCGCGCCACTGGCGCTGCATCCCTCGCGGCCCGGCGAGGTCATCGTCTACGACCTTGCCACCGACCCCGCCGAACTGCTGGCACTGGACGAGGACGCCATCGCCGACCGCGTGTTCACCGCACGCGCCGACCTGCCGGAAGACGTCGAGCGCATTCCGCTGCGCACCGTGCGCGCTAACCGCGCGCCGGCGCTGGCGCCACTCTCCGTGCTCAAGGGTGCGGACCTGGCGCGCCTGCAGCTCGATCCCGAACGCTGCCTTGCGCACCGCGACGCATTGGCCGCCGCCGACGGCCTCGCCGCCAAGGTGGCCCGCGTGTTCGCGCGCGCCGCCGAACTGCCGCCGGCGGAGGACCCCGAACTCGCGCTGTACGCCGGCTTCCTGCCCGATGCCGACAAACGCCTGCTGCGCGAAGTGCGCGCCACGCCGCCGGAACAACTCGGTACACGTGCCTTCGCGTTCCGCGATCCGCGCTATGCGGAGCTGCTGTTCCGCTACCGTGCGCGCAACTGGCCGGAAACGCTGGACGCCGGCGAACGCGAACGCTGGGAAGCTTTCCGTCGCCAACGGCTCACCCGCCCGACACCGCTCACCACGCTCACGCTGGACGACTACTTCGCCACCCTCGCCGCCCTGCGCACCGATCCGGCACGGCAGGACAAACTGCCGCTGCTGGACCAGTTGCAAGCCTGGGGCGAGACGCTCGCCGCCGAACTGGCCTGA
- a CDS encoding DUF2461 domain-containing protein: protein MPHAYFSPATFKFLRALDRNNSREWFTAHKADYERHVREPFLQLITDMQAPLAKISPHYRADPRKNGGSLYRIFRDTRFSNDKLPYKPWQGSRFFHERRHEIPAPAFYLHIQPGDCFAGGGMWHPESDALKKIRAFLADNPSAWKKATQGKDFRDHLTFWGESLKRPPHGYDPNHELIEDLKRKDFAAGEGFDETLACSSELLPWTVACFKRVAPMVDYLCATQELEF, encoded by the coding sequence ATGCCACACGCCTACTTCAGCCCCGCCACCTTCAAGTTCCTGCGCGCGCTCGACCGCAACAACAGCCGCGAGTGGTTCACCGCGCACAAGGCCGACTACGAGCGCCACGTGCGCGAACCCTTCCTGCAGCTCATCACCGACATGCAGGCGCCGCTGGCGAAGATCAGTCCGCACTACCGCGCCGACCCGCGCAAGAACGGCGGCTCGCTGTACCGCATCTTTCGCGACACGCGCTTCTCCAACGACAAGCTGCCGTACAAGCCGTGGCAGGGTTCGCGCTTCTTCCACGAGCGGCGCCACGAAATCCCCGCGCCCGCGTTCTACCTGCATATCCAGCCCGGCGACTGCTTTGCCGGCGGCGGCATGTGGCACCCGGAATCCGATGCGTTGAAAAAGATCCGCGCCTTCCTCGCCGACAACCCTTCTGCGTGGAAGAAGGCCACGCAGGGCAAGGATTTCCGCGACCACCTGACATTCTGGGGCGAATCGCTGAAGCGCCCGCCGCACGGCTACGACCCCAACCACGAGCTGATCGAGGACCTGAAGCGCAAGGACTTCGCCGCCGGCGAAGGCTTCGATGAAACCCTCGCCTGCTCCAGCGAACTGCTGCCGTGGACGGTGGCCTGCTTCAAGCGCGTGGCGCCGATGGTGGACTACCTCTGCGCCACGCAGGAGCTGGAGTTCTAG
- a CDS encoding MFS transporter — translation MSDAIPLPATGTEARPLDRRDARTLLLSALGGALEFYDFVVFVFLTQQLGALFFPQGTAPWLAQIKVYGIFAAGYLARPLGGIVMAHFGDRSGRKRMFTLSVFLMALPTLAIGLLPTYAHIGMLAPLLLLLLRIVQGIAVGGEVPGAWVFVAEHAPPTRTGFACGSLTAGLTAGILIGSLLAAWLNARLDAAQMLDWGWRVPFLLGGVFGFAAVWLRRWLSETPVFAAMRERKQLSRELPLRVVLAGHRRGVAVSMLVTWMLTAAIVVLILMLPTLAPKGFGIAPKLAFFGNALAACTLTVGCIAFGWLADRFGASRILLLGSLLLIAGTWALFADLAAGGAHFLSLYALAGLLVGVVGVVPVVMVQAFPPAVRFSGLSFSYNVAYAVFGAGTAAMIGWLAVHAGRMAPAWYVAITAVVSVAVSAWLLPRAGGD, via the coding sequence ATGAGTGATGCCATCCCCCTGCCGGCAACCGGTACCGAAGCACGACCGCTGGATCGTCGCGACGCGCGCACCTTGCTGCTCTCCGCGCTGGGCGGCGCGCTGGAGTTCTACGACTTCGTGGTGTTCGTGTTCCTCACCCAGCAGCTCGGCGCGCTGTTCTTCCCGCAGGGCACGGCGCCCTGGCTGGCGCAGATCAAGGTCTACGGCATCTTCGCGGCGGGCTACCTGGCGCGGCCGCTGGGCGGCATCGTGATGGCGCACTTCGGCGACCGTTCCGGGCGCAAGCGCATGTTCACGCTGAGCGTGTTCCTGATGGCGCTGCCCACGCTGGCGATCGGCCTGCTGCCCACCTACGCGCACATCGGCATGCTGGCGCCATTGCTGTTGCTGCTGCTGCGCATCGTGCAGGGCATCGCGGTGGGCGGCGAGGTGCCGGGCGCCTGGGTGTTCGTGGCCGAGCATGCGCCGCCCACGCGCACGGGTTTCGCCTGCGGCAGTCTCACCGCCGGACTGACCGCGGGCATCCTGATCGGCTCGCTGCTGGCGGCCTGGCTCAACGCGCGACTGGATGCGGCGCAGATGCTGGACTGGGGTTGGCGCGTGCCGTTCCTGCTCGGCGGCGTGTTCGGTTTCGCCGCGGTGTGGCTGCGCCGGTGGCTCAGCGAGACGCCGGTATTCGCCGCGATGCGCGAGCGTAAACAACTTAGCCGCGAGTTGCCGCTGCGTGTGGTGCTGGCCGGGCACCGGCGCGGCGTGGCGGTGTCGATGCTGGTGACCTGGATGCTCACCGCCGCCATCGTGGTGCTGATCCTGATGCTGCCGACGCTGGCGCCGAAAGGCTTCGGCATTGCGCCGAAGCTGGCCTTCTTCGGCAATGCGCTGGCGGCCTGCACGCTCACCGTCGGATGTATCGCCTTCGGCTGGCTGGCCGACCGGTTCGGCGCTTCGCGGATATTGCTGCTCGGTTCGCTGCTGCTGATCGCCGGCACCTGGGCGCTGTTCGCCGACCTGGCCGCGGGCGGCGCGCATTTCCTGTCGTTGTACGCGCTGGCCGGCCTGCTGGTGGGCGTGGTCGGCGTGGTGCCGGTGGTGATGGTGCAGGCGTTCCCGCCCGCCGTGCGCTTCTCCGGCCTGTCGTTCTCGTACAACGTGGCCTACGCCGTGTTCGGCGCCGGCACCGCCGCGATGATCGGCTGGCTCGCCGTGCATGCGGGGCGCATGGCGCCGGCGTGGTACGTGGCGATCACCGCGGTGGTGAGCGTTGCCGTGAGCGCGTGGCTGTTGCCGCGCGCAGGTGGCGACTAG
- a CDS encoding VOC family protein: MSGRLLQGIHHVALICSDYPRSRAFYSDVLGLRIVREVYREARDSWKCDLEVGPGAQLELFSFPDAPPRPSWPEAQGLRHLAFVVADVDAAVAGLAARGVDCEAVRLDEHTGKRFVFFADPDGLPIELYEA, from the coding sequence ATGTCAGGGCGCCTGCTGCAGGGCATTCACCACGTCGCCCTGATCTGCTCGGACTATCCGCGCTCGCGGGCGTTCTACAGCGACGTGCTGGGGCTGCGCATCGTGCGCGAGGTCTACCGCGAGGCGCGCGACTCGTGGAAGTGCGATCTCGAAGTCGGCCCAGGCGCGCAGCTCGAACTGTTCTCCTTTCCCGATGCGCCGCCGCGCCCGTCCTGGCCCGAGGCGCAGGGGCTCCGTCATCTCGCCTTCGTGGTGGCGGATGTCGATGCCGCGGTGGCGGGGTTGGCCGCGCGCGGCGTGGACTGCGAGGCGGTGCGCTTGGACGAACACACCGGCAAGCGATTCGTGTTTTTCGCCGATCCGGACGGCTTGCCGATCGAGCTTTACGAGGCGTGA
- the epmA gene encoding EF-P lysine aminoacylase EpmA gives MTVETFPRLPALRLRASVYALIRGFFTERKVLEVETPMLSAAGNTEPNIESFSVQFNGHVDAGARERWLRTSPEFPLKRLLAAGIGDCYELGRVFRNGEAGGRHNPEFSMLEWYRIGWDHRRLMHEAIELVEAALALQGARAEVLIVGYRQLFIDELGLDPAHAPIDDLRAPLAGQGIDPEGLTRDDWLDLLLTHRLQPSFPTNRITVIHDYPASQCALARVRPGDPPLAERFELYLGRYELANGYHELNDAKEQRARFERDNARRRERGQRELPLDERLLAVLDAMPDCAGVALGVERLLMCLAGTDAIADVLAFPFSEA, from the coding sequence ATGACGGTCGAGACCTTTCCGCGCTTGCCGGCACTGCGCCTGCGCGCAAGCGTGTACGCCCTGATCCGCGGCTTCTTTACCGAGCGCAAGGTGCTTGAGGTGGAGACGCCCATGCTCTCCGCCGCCGGCAATACTGAACCGAACATCGAAAGCTTCAGCGTGCAGTTCAACGGCCACGTGGATGCGGGCGCGCGCGAACGCTGGCTGCGCACCTCGCCGGAATTTCCCTTGAAGCGGCTGCTGGCCGCGGGTATCGGCGACTGCTACGAACTGGGCCGGGTGTTCCGCAATGGCGAAGCCGGCGGGCGGCACAATCCCGAGTTCAGCATGCTGGAGTGGTATCGCATCGGCTGGGATCACCGCCGACTGATGCACGAGGCCATCGAATTGGTGGAAGCGGCGCTGGCGTTGCAGGGCGCGCGCGCCGAGGTGCTGATCGTGGGCTATCGCCAGCTTTTCATCGATGAGCTGGGGCTGGACCCGGCACATGCGCCGATCGACGACCTGCGCGCGCCGCTGGCCGGGCAGGGCATCGATCCCGAGGGCCTCACCCGCGACGACTGGCTCGACCTGCTGCTTACCCACCGGTTGCAGCCATCGTTTCCGACCAACCGCATCACGGTGATCCACGACTACCCGGCCAGCCAGTGCGCGCTGGCCAGGGTGCGTCCGGGCGACCCGCCGCTGGCCGAGCGCTTCGAGCTTTATCTCGGCCGTTACGAACTGGCCAACGGCTACCACGAGCTGAACGACGCCAAGGAGCAGCGCGCGCGTTTCGAACGCGACAACGCACGTCGCCGCGAACGCGGCCAGCGCGAGCTGCCGCTGGACGAACGCTTGCTCGCCGTGCTCGACGCCATGCCCGACTGCGCCGGCGTGGCCCTTGGCGTGGAGCGCCTGCTGATGTGCCTCGCCGGTACCGACGCCATCGCCGACGTGCTGGCGTTTCCGTTTTCGGAAGCCTGA
- the ligA gene encoding NAD-dependent DNA ligase LigA, with translation MSASPVSADSKALAADLRERIEQANYRYHVLDDPAITDAEYDRLMRELEALEAAHPELATPDSPTRKVGARAQGGFAEVRHALPMLSLGNAFEQDGDDDRARFHDVAEFERRIEQALDRSEPVFSVEPKLDGLAISLRYEHGVFVQGATRGDGETGEDVTANLRMVRAIPLRLRGEGWPDVLEVRGEVIMLRKDFEGFNAHARAHGEKTLANPRNGAAGSLRQLDPAITAKRKLSFFAYAVGVVEGGALPPTHSQTLQQLRDWGLPVSPEVDTARGFDGLIAYFRRIGAKRDGLPYDIDGVVYKLDDYEGQRAMGFVARAPRWAIAHKFPAQEQTTTVEAIEIQIGRTGAATPVARLAPVQVAGVTVTNATLHNADQVARLDVRVGDTVIVRRAGDVIPEVVRVMPEHRPPHAQPWAMPAHCPVCGSALLREEGEAAYRCSGGLVCAAQRKEALIHFASRRAMDIDGLGERYVDALVDFGYVHTPADLYRLTLDDFLEMKRRADERDGTTPETVKAGKVATKWAENLLDGIAASKATTLARFLFALGIMHIGESTAKTLAAWLGRLEFVRSMPAPVLRVLPDIGAEVAGSIAGFFAQQGNQQVVDALLDAGIRFGDEGAPSPKLRERLNLAVLLDMANVNKLGPKSTMLLAAQYPTLQRLLDAGQPQWITAGLPQAAAINLDAYLADAAQSAALGEAEAAMRRLLDAIPSSAAASLPLEGQTVVLTGSLPTMSRDQAKEKLEALGAKVAGSVSKKTRFVVAGAEAGSKLDKANELGVPVWDEAQLLALLAEHGA, from the coding sequence ATGAGCGCCTCTCCCGTTTCCGCCGACAGCAAAGCCCTCGCCGCCGACCTGCGCGAGCGCATCGAACAAGCCAATTACCGCTACCACGTGCTCGACGATCCGGCGATCACCGACGCCGAATACGACCGCCTGATGCGCGAGCTGGAGGCGCTGGAAGCCGCGCATCCCGAGCTGGCCACGCCCGACTCGCCCACGCGCAAGGTGGGCGCGCGCGCGCAGGGCGGCTTCGCCGAGGTGCGGCATGCGCTGCCCATGCTGTCGCTGGGCAATGCCTTCGAGCAGGACGGCGACGACGACCGCGCCCGCTTCCACGACGTGGCCGAGTTCGAGCGGCGCATCGAGCAGGCGCTGGACCGCAGCGAACCGGTGTTCTCGGTGGAGCCCAAGCTGGACGGCCTGGCGATCAGCCTGCGCTACGAACACGGCGTGTTCGTGCAGGGTGCCACCCGCGGCGACGGCGAAACCGGCGAGGACGTCACCGCCAACCTGCGCATGGTGCGCGCCATCCCGTTGCGGTTGCGCGGCGAGGGCTGGCCGGATGTGCTGGAAGTGCGCGGCGAGGTCATCATGCTGCGCAAGGATTTCGAGGGCTTCAACGCGCATGCCCGCGCGCACGGCGAGAAGACGTTGGCGAACCCGCGCAACGGCGCGGCCGGCTCGCTGCGCCAGCTCGATCCGGCGATCACCGCCAAGCGCAAGCTCAGCTTCTTCGCCTACGCGGTGGGCGTGGTCGAAGGCGGCGCGTTGCCGCCCACGCACTCGCAGACCTTGCAGCAGTTGCGCGACTGGGGCCTTCCGGTGTCGCCGGAAGTCGACACCGCGCGCGGCTTCGACGGCCTGATCGCCTACTTCAGGCGCATCGGCGCGAAGCGCGACGGCTTGCCCTACGACATCGACGGCGTGGTCTACAAGCTGGACGATTACGAAGGGCAGCGCGCGATGGGTTTCGTGGCGCGCGCACCGCGCTGGGCCATCGCGCACAAGTTTCCCGCGCAGGAACAGACCACCACGGTCGAGGCCATCGAGATCCAGATCGGACGCACCGGCGCCGCCACGCCGGTGGCGCGGCTGGCGCCGGTGCAGGTGGCCGGCGTCACCGTCACCAACGCCACCCTGCACAACGCCGACCAGGTGGCGCGGCTGGACGTGCGCGTGGGCGACACGGTGATCGTGCGCCGCGCCGGTGACGTCATTCCCGAGGTGGTGCGCGTGATGCCCGAGCATCGGCCGCCGCACGCGCAGCCGTGGGCGATGCCCGCGCACTGCCCGGTATGCGGTTCGGCGCTGCTGCGCGAGGAAGGCGAGGCGGCGTACCGCTGCTCCGGCGGCCTGGTCTGCGCGGCGCAGCGCAAGGAGGCGCTGATCCACTTCGCATCGCGCCGCGCGATGGACATCGACGGCCTCGGCGAACGTTATGTCGATGCGCTGGTGGACTTCGGCTACGTGCACACGCCGGCCGATCTCTACCGGCTCACGCTGGACGATTTCCTGGAGATGAAGCGCCGTGCCGACGAGCGCGACGGCACCACGCCGGAGACGGTAAAAGCCGGCAAGGTGGCGACGAAGTGGGCAGAAAACCTGCTCGACGGCATCGCGGCCAGCAAGGCCACCACGCTGGCGCGCTTCCTGTTCGCGCTGGGCATCATGCACATCGGCGAGAGCACGGCGAAGACGCTGGCCGCGTGGCTGGGGCGGTTGGAGTTCGTGCGCAGCATGCCGGCTCCGGTGCTGCGCGTGCTGCCGGACATCGGCGCCGAGGTAGCCGGTTCCATCGCCGGCTTCTTCGCGCAGCAAGGCAACCAGCAGGTGGTCGACGCGCTGCTGGACGCTGGCATCCGTTTCGGCGACGAGGGGGCGCCGTCGCCCAAGTTGCGCGAACGCCTGAACCTGGCCGTGCTGCTGGACATGGCCAACGTCAACAAGCTCGGCCCGAAGAGCACGATGCTGCTGGCCGCGCAGTACCCGACGTTGCAGCGGCTGCTCGACGCGGGGCAGCCGCAGTGGATCACCGCCGGCCTGCCGCAGGCGGCGGCGATCAACCTCGACGCCTACCTGGCCGACGCCGCGCAATCGGCGGCGCTGGGCGAGGCCGAGGCCGCGATGCGGCGCCTGCTCGACGCCATCCCGTCATCGGCGGCGGCCAGCCTGCCGCTGGAGGGGCAGACCGTGGTGCTCACCGGCAGCTTGCCGACGATGAGTCGCGACCAGGCCAAGGAAAAGCTGGAGGCGTTGGGCGCGAAGGTCGCCGGCAGCGTGTCCAAGAAGACCCGCTTCGTTGTGGCCGGTGCGGAGGCCGGTTCCAAGCTGGACAAGGCCAACGAGCTGGGCGTGCCGGTGTGGGACGAGGCGCAGTTGCTGGCCTTGCTGGCGGAGCATGGGGCATGA
- the mdtD gene encoding multidrug transporter subunit MdtD has protein sequence MRAMSPPVAAPASQAEVAATVIPAGTATAISSRDRYRGLLWLVAAAFFMQALDSTVVNTAVPAMADALRETPLGMRSALTSYVLTLAILIPATPWLCDRFGTRRVFGTAIVLFGVGSLLCGVSQTLTQLVAARVLQGVGGAALMPVGRYVLVRSIDKSEFVSAMSTVATFGLLGSVLGPLLGGALVEYTSWRLIFLINVPVAIAGVWMNRRDMPEYRLDRANRFDLAGFLLFATASALLLAASELAGADPVPWAAMAACGGLAILLGATYVWHSRRTAHPVADLGLLRIRSVWVALAGGLSTRLGISGMFLLLVLFLQVGCGWSPLAAGLMMVPQALGSITAKWAVNRALAHLGYRRLLLGNTSLLALMLAAFALFGPTTPAWLIAAFTFVYGCCAGLQYTVMNTLIYSDLDIRHASMASSMASTAQYLAMSFGIALSTLLMQALLRGHAPEDFVVAFRWTVILLAAITAAASRLFGRLHADRAAGALHAAR, from the coding sequence ATGCGCGCCATGTCCCCGCCAGTCGCCGCGCCCGCATCTCAAGCCGAAGTCGCGGCAACAGTCATACCCGCCGGCACGGCAACGGCGATCTCGTCGCGTGACCGCTACCGCGGCCTGCTGTGGCTGGTGGCCGCGGCGTTCTTCATGCAGGCGCTGGATTCCACCGTGGTCAACACCGCGGTGCCCGCGATGGCCGATGCGCTGAGGGAGACGCCGCTGGGCATGCGCAGCGCGCTGACCAGCTATGTACTGACGCTCGCGATCCTGATTCCGGCCACCCCCTGGCTGTGCGACCGCTTCGGCACGCGCCGGGTATTCGGCACGGCCATCGTGCTGTTCGGTGTGGGCTCGCTGTTGTGCGGCGTTTCGCAGACGCTGACGCAACTGGTGGCGGCACGTGTGTTGCAGGGCGTGGGCGGCGCGGCGCTGATGCCGGTGGGGCGCTACGTGCTGGTGCGCAGCATCGACAAGAGCGAGTTCGTGAGCGCGATGAGCACGGTCGCCACCTTCGGCTTGCTCGGCTCGGTGCTTGGCCCCCTGCTCGGCGGCGCGCTGGTCGAATACACCTCGTGGCGATTGATCTTCCTGATCAACGTGCCGGTGGCGATCGCCGGCGTGTGGATGAACCGGCGCGACATGCCCGAATACCGGCTGGACCGCGCCAACCGCTTCGACCTCGCGGGCTTCCTGCTGTTCGCGACGGCGTCAGCGTTACTGCTCGCGGCCTCGGAGCTGGCCGGCGCCGATCCTGTGCCATGGGCCGCCATGGCGGCGTGCGGCGGTCTCGCCATCCTGCTCGGCGCAACCTATGTGTGGCACAGCCGGCGCACCGCACACCCGGTGGCGGATCTTGGCCTGCTGCGCATACGCAGCGTGTGGGTGGCGCTGGCCGGCGGCCTGTCCACGCGGTTGGGCATCTCCGGCATGTTCCTGCTGCTGGTGCTGTTTTTGCAGGTGGGTTGCGGCTGGTCGCCGCTGGCGGCGGGCCTGATGATGGTGCCGCAGGCACTGGGATCGATCACTGCGAAGTGGGCGGTCAACCGGGCGCTGGCGCACCTGGGCTATCGCCGCCTGCTGCTGGGCAATACCTCGCTGCTGGCCCTGATGCTGGCGGCGTTCGCGTTGTTCGGGCCGACCACGCCGGCCTGGCTGATCGCCGCCTTCACCTTCGTCTACGGCTGCTGCGCCGGCCTGCAATACACCGTGATGAACACGCTGATCTACAGCGATCTGGACATCCGGCACGCGTCGATGGCCTCGTCGATGGCGTCCACGGCGCAGTACCTCGCGATGAGCTTCGGCATCGCGCTCTCCACCTTGCTGATGCAGGCGTTGCTGCGCGGACATGCGCCCGAGGATTTCGTGGTGGCGTTCCGCTGGACGGTGATCCTGCTCGCCGCGATCACCGCCGCCGCCAGCCGGCTGTTCGGCCGGTTGCATGCCGACCGCGCTGCCGGGGCACTGCACGCCGCACGCTGA
- a CDS encoding cation:proton antiporter — MHGMHHANDILLTLFIVFVAAQVGGEIAQRLKLPGVVGEIAAGCVVGPSLLGWIAPDQIATGTPLDVLAEIGVVLLLFSVGLETRLEDLKKVGKIALLVGVIGVLVPFGMGTLWAHGSGFNWDKSMFVAAAFVATSAGITARVLQELGALQRVESRVILGAAVIDDILAMLLLGVVVSLQGGEGIHPGNLLLVLCEAAGFIAVVGWGGARVMRWNSGWLDKPRHAQSPLLIALALCLGLAYISTLFGLAAIIGAFLAGMVASETRQQHLLEQQTQPLLALLTPFFFVVTGSKIDLHQLANADALWTLLIVTAIAIVSKLVGGGLGALSLGRRGAAIVGFGMVPRGEVGVVIASLGLAAGVFDNRVYAIIVAMSLLTAIVTPPVLAWLLRRMEPG, encoded by the coding sequence ATGCACGGCATGCATCATGCCAACGACATCCTGCTGACCCTGTTCATCGTGTTCGTCGCCGCCCAGGTCGGCGGCGAGATCGCGCAACGCCTGAAACTGCCCGGCGTGGTCGGCGAAATCGCCGCCGGCTGCGTGGTCGGCCCTTCGCTGCTGGGCTGGATCGCGCCCGACCAGATCGCCACCGGCACGCCGCTGGACGTGCTGGCCGAGATCGGCGTGGTGCTGCTGCTGTTTTCGGTGGGACTGGAGACACGGCTGGAGGATCTGAAGAAGGTCGGCAAGATCGCCCTGCTGGTCGGCGTGATCGGCGTGCTCGTGCCGTTCGGCATGGGCACGCTGTGGGCGCACGGCAGCGGCTTCAACTGGGACAAGTCGATGTTCGTGGCGGCCGCCTTCGTGGCCACCTCAGCCGGCATCACCGCTCGCGTGCTGCAGGAGCTGGGCGCGCTGCAGCGGGTGGAAAGCCGCGTGATCCTCGGCGCCGCGGTGATCGACGACATCCTCGCCATGCTGCTGCTCGGCGTGGTGGTGTCGCTGCAGGGCGGCGAAGGCATCCACCCCGGCAACCTGCTGCTGGTACTGTGCGAGGCGGCCGGTTTCATTGCCGTGGTCGGCTGGGGCGGCGCGCGGGTGATGCGCTGGAATTCCGGTTGGCTCGACAAGCCGCGCCACGCGCAGTCGCCGCTGCTGATCGCGCTGGCGCTGTGCCTAGGCCTCGCCTACATCTCCACCCTGTTCGGCCTTGCCGCCATCATCGGCGCCTTCCTCGCCGGCATGGTCGCCTCCGAAACGCGCCAGCAACACCTGCTGGAACAGCAGACCCAGCCGCTGCTGGCCCTGCTCACGCCGTTCTTCTTCGTCGTCACCGGCAGCAAGATCGACCTGCACCAGTTGGCCAACGCCGATGCGCTGTGGACGCTGCTGATCGTCACCGCCATCGCCATCGTCTCGAAGCTGGTCGGCGGCGGCCTGGGCGCACTGTCGCTGGGGCGGCGCGGCGCGGCCATCGTGGGCTTCGGCATGGTGCCGCGCGGCGAAGTGGGCGTGGTGATCGCCAGCCTTGGCCTGGCCGCCGGCGTGTTCGACAACCGCGTCTACGCGATCATCGTGGCGATGTCCCTGCTCACCGCGATCGTCACCCCGCCGGTACTGGCATGGCTGCTGCGCCGCATGGAGCCGGGCTAG